A genomic region of Arachis hypogaea cultivar Tifrunner chromosome 5, arahy.Tifrunner.gnm2.J5K5, whole genome shotgun sequence contains the following coding sequences:
- the LOC112803390 gene encoding uncharacterized protein, with protein sequence MEGTVALLKTSPVQVGDDVDDSTVYFHHLFWTFPPCVEAFRHCKPLVSIDGSHLYGKYGGTLLLAIAQDGNSNILPIAFSLVEGENVESWSFFLTNLRQHVTPQQGILVISDRHNGIKAALENPNSGWLPPYAYRAFCIRYVTANFALSFKGTDAKRLLVNIAYAKTEAEFYWFDIMRTENPAMCDWANRIEYDKWTQHQDGGRQFGHMTTNISECVNSVLKGTWNLPVTALVKSTYGRLAELFVIRGQTAEAQLASGAKFC encoded by the coding sequence ATGGAGGGGACCGTTGCCTTGTTGAAGACGTCTCCGGTTCAAGTCGGTGATGACGTTGACGACTCAACCGTGTACTTTCATCATCTTTTTTGGACGTTTCCTCCTTGTGTTGAAGCTTTTCGACATTGCAAGCCATTGGTCAGCATAGACGGTAGTcatctgtatggcaagtatggtGGAACTTTACTCCTAGCCATCGCCCAAGATGGGAACTCCAACATCTTGCCTATTGCTTTCAGTCTCGTGGAGGGGGAAAATGTCGAGTCGTGGTCTTTCTTCCTGACTAACTTGCGCCAACATGTGACTCCGCAACAGGGGATATTGGTCATCTCGGATAGGCACAATGGTATCAAGGCTGCACTAGAGAACCCTAACAGTGGATGGTTACCCCCTTATGCGTATCGAGCATTTTGTATTCGGTATGTTACAGCTAACTTCGCACTCAGTTTCAAGGGCACGGATGCAAAGCGTTTGCTTGTGAACATTGCTTATGCGAAGACTGAGGCAGAGTTTTATTGGTTTGATATAATGCGGACTGAGAATCCAGCAATGTGTGATTGGGCGAACAGAATAGAATACGATAAGTGGACTCAGCACCAGGATGGTGGCAGACaattcggtcacatgacgaccaATATATCTGAGTGTGTTAATTCTGTTCTGAAGGGTACATGGAATCTTCCGGTTACCGCCCTGGTGAAGTCCACATATGGTCGGCTAGCAGAGTTGTTTGTGATTCGTGGTCAGACGGCAGAGGCCCAGTTGGCCAGCGGTGCCAAGTTTTGCTAG